In Microbacterium sp. AB, a single genomic region encodes these proteins:
- a CDS encoding glycosyltransferase family 2 protein, with the protein MADAAPRVSVVVRTKDRPDFLRRALRSITGQTSDAWEAVVVNDGGDAATVDALIADLPDRHRARVRAVHSETSRGRWVSANAGVLATSAPLLVLHDDDDTWHPEFLERAAAYLDEHPDRGGIVSRIEIVWEEERGGRLLPVRREVFQEHLAAPTLGDTLLFNRYVPIGFVYRRSLHEELGLYDESLPVVGDWSFNLKVLSRGPLEYLGDEPYASWHQRTGAAGSAGNSVISSRGDHEKHDALIRDEALREYVGEHGLGLVLYLTKFIDRRFVEVESGIRAEIAETRREVGRLNVVARGYDKLRRRLGR; encoded by the coding sequence ATGGCCGACGCCGCCCCCCGCGTGTCCGTCGTCGTCCGCACGAAGGACCGCCCGGACTTCCTCCGGCGCGCGCTCCGGAGCATCACCGGCCAGACGTCCGATGCGTGGGAGGCGGTCGTCGTCAACGACGGCGGCGACGCCGCCACGGTGGACGCGCTCATCGCGGACCTGCCGGATCGGCACAGGGCGCGTGTGCGCGCCGTCCACTCGGAGACGTCGCGCGGACGCTGGGTGAGCGCGAACGCGGGCGTCCTCGCGACCTCCGCGCCGCTCCTCGTGCTGCACGACGACGACGACACCTGGCATCCGGAGTTCCTCGAGCGCGCCGCCGCGTATCTCGACGAGCACCCCGACCGCGGCGGCATCGTCTCGCGCATCGAGATCGTCTGGGAGGAGGAGCGGGGAGGCCGGCTCCTCCCCGTGCGCCGCGAGGTCTTCCAGGAGCATCTCGCCGCGCCCACGCTCGGCGACACGCTGCTGTTCAACCGGTACGTGCCGATCGGCTTCGTCTACCGCCGCAGCCTGCACGAGGAGCTCGGCCTCTACGACGAGAGCCTTCCCGTCGTGGGCGACTGGAGCTTCAACCTGAAGGTGCTCTCCCGCGGCCCGCTCGAGTACCTGGGCGACGAGCCCTACGCCTCCTGGCACCAGCGCACGGGGGCCGCGGGCTCCGCGGGCAACAGCGTGATCTCCTCGCGCGGCGACCACGAGAAGCACGACGCCCTCATCCGCGACGAGGCGCTGCGCGAGTACGTGGGCGAGCACGGCCTCGGGCTCGTCCTCTACCTGACGAAGTTCATCGACCGCCGGTTCGTCGAGGTCGAGAGCGGCATCCGCGCGGAGATCGCCGAGACCCGCCGCGAGGTCGGCCGTCTCAACGTCGTCGCCCGCGGCTACGACAAGCTCCGCCGCCGGCTCGGCCGCTGA
- a CDS encoding UDP-glucose dehydrogenase family protein — protein MKLSVIGCGYLGAVHAAAMASLGHEVVGIDVDEAKIALLASGQTPFFEPGLPEILTTALASGRLSFTTDIAAAADAEVHFIAVGTPQRKDAAGADLTYVDASVTSLLPHLAPGSLVVGKSTVPVGTAQRLADLIAPTGARLAWNPEFLREGFAVKDTVEPDRLVYGVDPRTDTEDTAVLDAVYATAIAAGTPRIVTGYATAELVKVAANSFLATKISFINAMAEIAETTGADVTQLADAIGYDNRIGRRFLNAGVGFGGGCLPKDIRAFTARAEELGRGESVAFLKHVDEINLRRRQHVVDLAVNSFDDHIHDHRIAVLGLAFKPDSDDTRDSPALDVAVRLTGLGADVIAYDPEAIPNARRAHPQLHYADTLDDALTGAETVVILTEWAQFRNLDPTETATRVARPVIIDGRNTLDPTAWHNAGWTYHGMGR, from the coding sequence ATGAAGTTGAGTGTGATCGGTTGTGGGTATCTGGGTGCGGTGCACGCGGCGGCGATGGCGTCGCTGGGGCACGAGGTCGTCGGGATCGACGTGGACGAGGCGAAGATCGCGTTGCTCGCATCCGGTCAGACCCCGTTCTTCGAGCCCGGGCTGCCCGAGATCCTGACCACCGCGCTGGCCTCGGGGAGGTTGTCGTTCACCACCGACATCGCCGCCGCCGCCGACGCGGAGGTCCACTTCATCGCCGTGGGCACCCCGCAGCGCAAGGACGCCGCCGGCGCGGACCTCACCTACGTCGACGCGTCCGTGACGAGCCTCCTGCCCCACCTGGCCCCCGGGTCCCTCGTCGTGGGGAAGTCGACCGTCCCCGTCGGCACCGCCCAGCGCCTGGCGGACCTCATCGCCCCCACCGGGGCCCGCCTGGCGTGGAACCCCGAGTTCCTCCGCGAGGGGTTCGCGGTGAAAGACACCGTCGAGCCCGACCGGCTCGTGTACGGTGTGGACCCCCGCACCGACACCGAGGACACCGCCGTCCTCGACGCCGTGTACGCCACCGCGATCGCCGCGGGCACCCCCCGCATCGTCACCGGATACGCCACCGCCGAGCTCGTCAAGGTCGCCGCCAACAGCTTCCTGGCCACGAAGATCAGCTTCATCAACGCCATGGCCGAGATCGCCGAGACCACGGGCGCCGACGTCACCCAGCTCGCCGACGCCATCGGATACGACAACCGCATCGGACGCCGCTTCCTCAACGCCGGCGTCGGCTTCGGCGGCGGGTGCCTGCCCAAGGACATCCGCGCGTTCACCGCGAGAGCCGAGGAGCTCGGCCGCGGCGAGTCCGTCGCGTTCCTCAAACACGTCGACGAGATCAACCTCCGCCGCCGCCAGCACGTCGTCGACCTCGCCGTGAACAGCTTCGACGACCACATCCACGACCACCGCATCGCCGTCCTCGGCCTCGCGTTCAAACCCGACAGCGACGACACCCGCGACTCCCCCGCCCTCGACGTCGCCGTCCGCCTCACCGGCCTCGGCGCCGACGTCATCGCCTACGACCCCGAAGCCATCCCCAACGCCCGCAGAGCCCACCCCCAACTCCACTACGCCGACACCCTCGACGACGCCCTCACCGGCGCCGAGACCGTCGTCATCCTCACCGAATGGGCACAATTCCGGAACCTCGACCCCACCGAGACCGCCACCCGCGTCGCCCGCCCCGTCATCATCGACGGACGCAACACCCTCGACCCCACCGCCTGGCACAACGCCGGCTGGACCTACCACGGCATGGGACGCTGA
- a CDS encoding glycosyltransferase, protein MTVRLRVVLDQLAAPTDPDLQAASRDLARMLVESAPGGCVVDAIAPAGEPLAVPGIRSEKRLSIGRRELVAAWRMGVAAGADGGLVHSPTLLAPLVRHDRANDAAQTVVTLWDLRAWEAQGELPKGAAGLQHALLKRAQRHADALVVPSHAIAVRLAERADLGARVRVIPGAPPEGFSLPTDAEARRRDLALPERFVATSGGAAPSDGLATAFAAARAADRDVVVLDAPDGQGRAVREIAASTGLAADRVHVRGALDRGDRAAVMGHAGAFVAGSARAAWPWRAVEAMSLGTPVVAVDSDGHREVVFDGGAVVGADDMGDALVAALDGEEERMRVLALDRARAFSWHGAAEMVWQLHAEL, encoded by the coding sequence GTGACCGTGCGGCTGCGGGTCGTCCTCGATCAGCTCGCGGCACCGACCGACCCCGATCTGCAGGCGGCATCGCGAGACCTCGCGCGGATGCTCGTCGAGTCGGCACCCGGCGGATGCGTCGTCGACGCCATCGCGCCCGCGGGAGAGCCGCTGGCGGTACCGGGCATCCGCAGCGAGAAGCGGCTCTCGATCGGACGTCGCGAGCTCGTCGCGGCCTGGCGGATGGGCGTCGCCGCGGGGGCGGACGGCGGGCTCGTCCACTCGCCGACCCTGCTCGCGCCGCTCGTGCGCCACGACAGGGCGAACGACGCCGCCCAGACCGTCGTGACGCTGTGGGATCTGCGCGCCTGGGAGGCGCAGGGCGAGCTGCCGAAGGGGGCCGCCGGGCTGCAGCACGCGCTGCTGAAGCGCGCGCAGCGTCACGCGGACGCGCTCGTCGTCCCCTCGCATGCGATCGCTGTCCGGCTCGCCGAGCGTGCGGACCTGGGTGCGCGGGTGAGGGTGATCCCCGGGGCTCCGCCGGAGGGCTTCTCCCTGCCGACGGACGCGGAGGCGCGTCGGCGCGATCTCGCGCTGCCCGAGCGCTTCGTCGCGACGTCCGGGGGCGCGGCGCCGTCGGACGGCCTCGCGACGGCCTTCGCCGCCGCGCGGGCGGCGGACCGCGACGTCGTCGTCCTCGACGCACCGGACGGCCAGGGGCGTGCCGTCCGCGAGATCGCGGCGTCGACGGGGCTCGCGGCCGATCGCGTGCACGTCCGCGGCGCGCTCGACCGCGGAGATCGGGCGGCGGTCATGGGGCACGCCGGCGCGTTCGTGGCGGGATCCGCGCGCGCCGCGTGGCCCTGGCGGGCGGTCGAGGCGATGAGCCTCGGCACGCCGGTCGTCGCGGTCGACTCGGACGGCCACCGGGAGGTCGTGTTCGACGGCGGCGCGGTCGTCGGGGCGGACGATATGGGCGATGCGCTCGTCGCGGCCCTGGACGGCGAGGAGGAGCGGATGCGCGTCCTCGCACTCGACCGGGCGCGGGCGTTCTCCTGGCACGGCGCCGCGGAGATGGTCTGGCAGCTCCACGCGGAGCTGTGA
- a CDS encoding LCP family protein, producing the protein MRHPDAADAALMTRRGWWLVILGWLIPGSAQVLAGGRRLGRFALGTTLAAWTLVAVGALGLLLWRDGTMNVLLNPFVLIVLAALLLGYGVLWIVLSIDTLRLVRLVKTKSPARFGIAALAIVLMVVTGGGVAYAVPRVVAASNALGSIFGASAPVVPPSDGYYNILLLGADSGDGRDSMRFDSISVVSVNAETGAVTITGIPRELGGAPFSEGSPMLSLYPDGFEGHADASCGWDDWMNHIRQAAEVCRDDQGVSLYPDAESQGSSPGVEATKDAAEGVTGLEIPYYAFIDMNGFASLIDALGGVDIDVVERLPEGGGPQYEGQPAEDWATGWIEVGQQHMDGETAQWYARSRYTTSDWDRMRRQRELQEAILAQFTPENVLTRFQEVAKAGTAIVETDIPQSLLPTFLDLAVLAKDQPMTSVELTPESELAVNQEDPDYDAIHAYLQGVLHPEESAQ; encoded by the coding sequence ATGCGGCACCCCGATGCGGCGGACGCGGCGCTCATGACGCGGCGCGGATGGTGGCTCGTGATCCTGGGCTGGCTCATCCCGGGCTCCGCGCAGGTGCTCGCGGGGGGCCGCAGGCTCGGGCGCTTCGCCCTCGGGACGACGCTCGCGGCGTGGACGCTCGTCGCCGTGGGGGCGCTCGGGCTCCTGCTCTGGCGCGACGGCACGATGAACGTCCTGCTCAACCCGTTCGTGCTCATCGTGCTCGCCGCGCTGCTCCTCGGCTACGGCGTGCTCTGGATCGTCCTGTCGATCGACACGCTGCGGCTCGTGCGCCTGGTGAAGACGAAGAGCCCGGCGCGCTTCGGGATCGCCGCGCTCGCGATCGTCCTCATGGTCGTGACCGGAGGAGGGGTGGCGTACGCCGTCCCGCGCGTCGTCGCCGCCTCCAACGCCCTCGGCTCGATCTTCGGCGCGAGCGCCCCCGTCGTGCCGCCGAGCGACGGGTACTACAACATCCTCCTCCTCGGGGCGGACTCGGGAGACGGCCGCGACTCGATGCGGTTCGACAGCATCTCGGTCGTCTCGGTCAACGCCGAGACCGGCGCGGTGACGATCACGGGGATCCCCCGCGAGCTCGGCGGCGCGCCGTTCAGCGAGGGCAGCCCCATGCTGTCGCTCTACCCGGACGGCTTCGAGGGGCACGCCGACGCGTCCTGCGGCTGGGACGACTGGATGAACCACATCCGCCAGGCGGCGGAGGTCTGCCGCGACGACCAGGGCGTCTCGCTCTACCCCGACGCCGAGTCGCAGGGCTCGTCGCCCGGCGTCGAGGCGACGAAGGACGCGGCCGAGGGCGTGACCGGGCTCGAGATCCCGTACTACGCCTTCATCGACATGAACGGCTTCGCGTCGCTCATCGACGCGCTCGGCGGCGTCGACATCGACGTCGTCGAGCGGCTCCCCGAGGGCGGGGGCCCGCAGTACGAGGGGCAGCCGGCCGAGGACTGGGCGACCGGATGGATCGAGGTCGGACAGCAGCACATGGACGGCGAGACCGCGCAGTGGTACGCCCGCTCCCGCTACACGACGAGCGACTGGGACCGGATGCGCCGCCAGCGCGAGCTGCAGGAGGCCATCCTCGCGCAGTTCACGCCGGAGAACGTGCTCACCCGCTTCCAGGAGGTCGCCAAGGCCGGCACCGCGATCGTGGAGACCGACATCCCGCAGTCGCTGCTGCCGACGTTCCTCGACCTCGCGGTCCTCGCGAAGGACCAGCCCATGACGTCGGTGGAGCTCACGCCCGAGAGCGAGCTCGCGGTGAACCAGGAGGACCCCGACTACGACGCCATCCACGCGTACCTGCAGGGCGTGCTCCACCCCGAGGAGTCCGCGCAGTGA
- a CDS encoding biotin--[acetyl-CoA-carboxylase] ligase — protein sequence MDWERTRAASGRVIELARTGSTNADLVRAIGAGEEWPHLGVLLTRDQTAGRGRLDRRWVAPPGSALAVSVVVQVPRLPAAARGWIPLVAGVAMRQAIAAQADGHEAGLKWPNDVLVRDDEGTARKICGVLAEATAAPDAVVIGTGVNTRLEPGDLPVPTATSFPALGIVCDEDALVATYLSELDRLLVALASADGDAVASGVHREASAMCLTLGREVSVSLPDGSALRGRAASLAPDGRLVVESADGPVAVSAGDVVHVR from the coding sequence GTGGACTGGGAGCGGACGCGCGCGGCGTCGGGCAGGGTGATCGAGCTCGCTCGGACGGGATCGACCAACGCCGACCTCGTGCGGGCGATCGGCGCGGGCGAGGAGTGGCCGCACCTCGGCGTGCTGCTCACGCGCGATCAGACGGCCGGGCGGGGGCGCCTGGACAGGCGATGGGTCGCCCCTCCGGGCTCGGCGCTGGCGGTGTCGGTCGTCGTGCAGGTGCCGCGGCTGCCGGCCGCCGCGCGGGGATGGATCCCGCTGGTCGCCGGGGTCGCGATGCGCCAGGCGATCGCCGCGCAGGCGGACGGCCACGAGGCCGGGCTGAAATGGCCCAACGACGTGCTGGTGCGCGATGACGAGGGGACGGCTCGGAAGATCTGCGGCGTCCTCGCGGAGGCGACGGCCGCGCCCGACGCCGTCGTGATCGGCACGGGCGTCAACACGCGGCTCGAGCCCGGCGATCTGCCGGTGCCCACCGCGACCTCGTTCCCGGCGCTGGGGATCGTGTGCGACGAGGACGCCCTCGTCGCGACGTACCTCTCCGAGCTCGACCGGCTGCTCGTGGCCCTCGCGTCGGCGGACGGCGACGCCGTCGCGTCCGGCGTGCACCGCGAGGCGTCGGCGATGTGCCTCACGCTCGGCCGCGAGGTGAGCGTCTCCCTCCCCGACGGGTCGGCGCTCCGCGGGCGCGCGGCGTCGCTCGCGCCGGACGGCCGCCTCGTCGTCGAGTCCGCGGACGGCCCCGTCGCCGTGTCCGCGGGCGACGTCGTGCACGTGCGCTGA
- a CDS encoding PH domain-containing protein codes for MPSYPAGRPATPPAAPSPELLVARVRGHARRLVWSAVLLIAVAGATGYLYGGLPAPFEDWMLLAAAGAIVLVGSVVPFVVWLTRTYTITTRRVIAKRGLLARSHTELSHTRGYGIRLRRGVLQRLWGAGTLTLSDGVSAPLVLRNVPDARLVHEVLADQVEMSQIQAHRDSQGFSFGHQLPATQA; via the coding sequence ATGCCCTCCTATCCCGCGGGTCGCCCCGCCACGCCGCCGGCGGCACCCTCGCCGGAGCTGCTCGTGGCGCGCGTGCGCGGACACGCGAGGCGGCTGGTGTGGTCCGCCGTGCTGCTGATCGCGGTCGCCGGCGCCACGGGGTACCTCTACGGCGGTCTCCCGGCCCCGTTCGAGGACTGGATGCTCCTCGCGGCGGCGGGCGCGATCGTGCTCGTCGGCTCGGTCGTCCCGTTCGTCGTGTGGCTCACCCGCACCTACACGATCACGACGCGGCGCGTCATCGCGAAGCGGGGTCTCCTCGCGCGCAGTCACACGGAGCTCTCGCACACGCGCGGCTACGGCATCCGGCTGCGGCGCGGCGTCCTGCAGCGGCTCTGGGGGGCCGGGACCCTCACCCTCTCGGACGGCGTCTCGGCGCCCCTCGTGCTGCGGAACGTGCCCGACGCGCGTCTCGTCCACGAGGTGCTCGCCGACCAGGTGGAGATGAGCCAGATCCAGGCGCATCGGGATTCCCAGGGCTTCTCCTTCGGGCACCAGCTCCCCGCGACGCAGGCCTGA
- a CDS encoding ABC transporter ATP-binding protein gives MPDTLAMTSATTPSIIVDRVSKNFLKRNTHSFKEAFISWIQRKKVRSDVFTALDDISFQVGEGESVAVLGMNGSGKSTTLKLVSGVLEPDEGRVFTRGRVAGLIEVGAGFHPDLSGRENVYLNAAILGMQKEQIDERFDDIVAFSEIGDFIDQEVKHYSSGMFMRLAFAVAIHVDLDVLLVDEVLSVGDAPFRQKCYAKIEELTAQGVTMLVVSHDTGTVKRLCERGIVIRKGKKVFDGPIDEAVEALKG, from the coding sequence ATGCCCGACACCCTCGCCATGACCTCCGCCACGACGCCGTCGATCATCGTCGACCGCGTGTCGAAGAACTTCCTGAAGCGCAACACGCACTCCTTCAAGGAGGCGTTCATCAGCTGGATCCAGCGGAAGAAGGTGCGCAGCGACGTCTTCACGGCGCTCGACGACATCAGCTTCCAGGTCGGCGAGGGCGAGTCCGTCGCGGTGCTCGGGATGAACGGGTCGGGCAAGTCGACGACGCTCAAGCTCGTCTCGGGCGTGCTCGAGCCGGACGAGGGCAGGGTGTTCACCCGTGGACGCGTGGCGGGCCTCATCGAGGTCGGAGCCGGGTTCCATCCCGATCTGTCGGGGCGCGAGAACGTCTACCTGAACGCGGCGATCCTCGGGATGCAGAAGGAGCAGATCGACGAGCGCTTCGACGACATCGTCGCGTTCAGCGAGATCGGCGACTTCATCGACCAGGAGGTCAAGCACTACTCGTCGGGCATGTTCATGCGCCTGGCGTTCGCCGTGGCGATCCACGTCGACCTCGACGTCCTGCTCGTGGACGAGGTGCTGTCGGTGGGGGACGCCCCCTTCCGCCAGAAGTGCTACGCGAAGATCGAGGAGCTCACGGCGCAGGGCGTGACCATGCTCGTCGTGAGCCACGACACGGGCACCGTCAAGCGCCTGTGCGAGCGCGGCATCGTCATCCGGAAGGGCAAGAAGGTCTTCGACGGCCCGATCGACGAGGCCGTCGAGGCGCTGAAGGGCTGA
- a CDS encoding ABC transporter permease: MTSIDLSQYDVPGRGRGILDVFHWSYLLRLLVRKGTATRYRNSVLGWTWSYVKPGIQYLVYFLVMGIILGMGGRTENFPLYLFAGIVVVNFFNEGFGNATNAIVDNRSLVQKIYLPRELFPISAIIVAFIHFLPQVAILLIVAVFIYGWVPSFVGIGAALVGVFIVGSMALGLGLFFAGINVRYRDAQNFVEVIRMVSTWASPVLYTWTLVAERMHGWVLYVYMMNPLTVAVELFHFAFWESTVSSDAENASPGFPPHFEVYLIAALVVCALALTIGQFVFRRFERTFAQDL; the protein is encoded by the coding sequence GTGACATCGATCGACCTGTCGCAGTACGACGTCCCGGGCCGCGGTCGCGGCATCCTCGACGTCTTCCACTGGAGCTATCTCCTCCGGCTGCTCGTGCGCAAGGGCACGGCCACGCGCTACCGCAACTCGGTGCTCGGCTGGACGTGGTCCTACGTCAAGCCCGGCATCCAGTACCTCGTGTACTTCCTCGTGATGGGCATCATCCTCGGGATGGGCGGGCGCACCGAGAACTTCCCGCTCTACCTCTTCGCGGGCATCGTCGTCGTGAACTTCTTCAACGAGGGCTTCGGCAACGCCACGAACGCCATCGTCGACAACCGGTCGCTCGTGCAGAAGATCTACCTGCCGCGCGAGCTCTTCCCGATCTCGGCCATCATCGTCGCGTTCATCCACTTCCTGCCGCAGGTGGCCATCCTCCTGATCGTCGCCGTCTTCATCTACGGCTGGGTCCCGTCGTTCGTCGGGATCGGCGCCGCGCTGGTGGGCGTCTTCATCGTCGGCAGCATGGCGCTGGGCCTGGGGCTGTTCTTCGCGGGCATCAACGTGCGGTACCGGGACGCGCAGAACTTCGTCGAGGTCATCCGCATGGTGTCGACGTGGGCGTCGCCCGTGCTCTACACCTGGACGCTCGTGGCCGAGCGGATGCACGGCTGGGTGCTCTACGTCTACATGATGAACCCGCTGACGGTGGCCGTCGAGCTCTTCCACTTCGCCTTCTGGGAGTCGACGGTCTCCTCCGACGCCGAGAACGCCTCGCCGGGCTTCCCCCCGCACTTCGAGGTCTATCTCATCGCCGCGCTCGTGGTCTGCGCCCTCGCGCTCACCATCGGCCAGTTCGTCTTCCGCCGCTTCGAGCGCACCTTCGCCCAGGACCTGTGA
- the rfbB gene encoding dTDP-glucose 4,6-dehydratase gives MATLLVTGGAGFIGSNFVHHVVAHTDHRVVVLDKLTYAGNRASLDGLPADRVELVVGDIADADLVDALFARVDAVVHYAAESHNDNSLHDPRPFLDTNIIGTYTLLEAARRHDRRLHHISTDEVYGDLELDDPRRFTESTPYNPSSPYSSTKAGSDLLVRAWVRSFGVRATISNCSNNYGPYQHVEKFIPRQITNVIRGIRPKLYGAGENVRDWIHADDHSSAVLTILDKGEIGQTYLIGADGEKDNKEVVELILSLFGQSPDAYDHVTDRPGHDLRYAIDSTKLRTELGWTPAYQDFETGLKATIDWYRDNEAWWAPAKDGVEAFYASKGQ, from the coding sequence ATGGCGACGCTTCTGGTCACCGGCGGCGCCGGCTTCATCGGCTCGAACTTCGTCCACCACGTCGTCGCGCACACCGACCACCGGGTGGTCGTGCTCGACAAGCTGACCTACGCGGGGAACCGCGCCTCGCTCGACGGGCTCCCCGCCGACCGCGTGGAGCTCGTCGTCGGCGACATCGCCGACGCGGACCTCGTGGACGCGCTCTTCGCCCGCGTGGATGCCGTGGTGCACTACGCGGCGGAGTCGCACAACGACAACTCCCTCCACGACCCGCGCCCGTTCCTCGACACGAACATCATCGGCACCTACACGCTCCTGGAGGCGGCGCGCCGGCACGACAGGAGACTGCACCACATCTCCACCGACGAGGTCTACGGCGACCTGGAGCTCGACGACCCGCGGCGGTTCACGGAGAGCACCCCCTACAACCCCTCCTCGCCGTACTCCTCGACGAAGGCCGGGTCGGATCTGCTCGTGCGGGCCTGGGTGCGCTCGTTCGGGGTCAGGGCGACGATCTCGAACTGCTCCAACAACTACGGCCCCTACCAGCACGTGGAGAAGTTCATCCCCCGACAGATCACCAACGTGATCCGCGGCATCCGCCCCAAGCTCTACGGCGCGGGCGAGAACGTGCGCGACTGGATCCATGCGGACGACCACTCCTCCGCCGTCCTGACCATCCTCGACAAGGGCGAGATCGGGCAGACCTACCTCATCGGGGCGGACGGCGAGAAGGACAACAAGGAGGTCGTGGAACTCATCCTCTCGCTCTTCGGGCAGTCTCCCGACGCGTACGACCACGTCACCGACCGCCCGGGGCACGACCTCCGCTACGCCATCGACTCCACGAAGCTGCGCACCGAGCTCGGATGGACGCCGGCCTACCAGGACTTCGAGACCGGCCTGAAGGCCACGATCGACTGGTACCGCGACAACGAGGCCTGGTGGGCGCCCGCGAAGGACGGCGTCGAGGCGTTCTACGCGTCGAAGGGACAGTGA
- the purE gene encoding 5-(carboxyamino)imidazole ribonucleotide mutase, producing the protein MGSDSDWRIMVDASDALTELGVPHEVEVVSAHRTVDKLVRYGREARGRGLKAIVAGAGGAAHLPGMLASVTALPVIGVPVRLKSLDGLDSLLSIVQMPAGIPVATVSIDGARNAGLLAARILGTADGDIADRVEQYARDLERQVEEKNARLKGSL; encoded by the coding sequence ATGGGGTCCGACTCCGACTGGCGCATCATGGTCGACGCCTCCGACGCCCTCACCGAGCTGGGCGTCCCGCACGAGGTCGAGGTCGTCTCGGCGCACCGCACGGTCGACAAGCTCGTCCGCTACGGGCGCGAGGCGCGCGGCCGAGGGCTGAAGGCGATCGTCGCCGGAGCCGGCGGCGCGGCGCACCTGCCCGGCATGCTCGCATCCGTCACGGCGCTTCCCGTCATCGGCGTCCCCGTGCGGCTGAAGTCCCTCGACGGCCTCGACTCGCTGCTCTCGATCGTGCAGATGCCCGCCGGCATCCCCGTCGCGACGGTGTCGATCGACGGCGCGAGGAACGCCGGCCTCCTGGCGGCGCGCATCCTCGGCACGGCGGACGGCGACATCGCCGACCGCGTCGAGCAGTACGCCCGCGACCTGGAGCGTCAGGTCGAGGAGAAGAACGCACGGCTGAAGGGCTCTCTGTGA
- a CDS encoding bifunctional dTDP-4-dehydrorhamnose 3,5-epimerase family protein/NAD(P)-dependent oxidoreductase — protein MTAFGKGLQATETSIPGLVVFDLPVHGDGRGWFKENWQREKMTALGLPDFGPVQNNVSFNDKPGTTRGIHAEPWDKWVSVATGRIFGAWVDLREGPTFGAVHTAELDPSKAIFVPRGVGNSYQTLEPDTAYTYLVNDHWSPDASYSFLNLADETVAIDWPIPLADVEISEKDKAHPRLADVAAVPPRKTLVLGANGQLGRALRDVLGDRPHVEYTTRADLDLADAGLDRARRWRDYDTIVNAAAHTAVDRAETPDGRREAWAANVTGVAALSRIAAAHGLTLVHVSSDYVFDGTSETPYAEDAPLSPLGVYGQTKAAGDALVATVPRHYVVRTSWVIGDGKNFVTTMASLADRGVDPAVVDDQTGRLTFTADIADAIRHLLAVRPAYGTYNLTGAGAPITWAGVARRVFELTGHDPARVTPVSTADYFANATGPIAPRPRNSVLDLSKLASTGYAPADADERLAAYLAR, from the coding sequence GTGACGGCGTTCGGCAAGGGGCTCCAGGCGACCGAGACCTCGATCCCCGGGCTGGTGGTCTTCGACCTTCCCGTGCACGGCGACGGGCGCGGATGGTTCAAGGAGAACTGGCAGCGCGAGAAGATGACGGCGCTGGGGCTCCCCGACTTCGGGCCCGTGCAGAACAACGTCTCCTTCAACGACAAGCCGGGGACGACGCGCGGCATCCACGCCGAGCCGTGGGACAAGTGGGTCTCCGTTGCGACGGGACGCATCTTCGGCGCCTGGGTGGACCTGCGCGAGGGCCCCACGTTCGGCGCCGTCCACACCGCGGAGCTCGACCCGTCGAAGGCGATCTTCGTGCCCCGCGGCGTCGGCAACAGCTACCAGACCCTCGAGCCCGACACCGCCTACACCTATCTCGTCAACGACCACTGGTCGCCCGACGCGTCGTACTCGTTCCTCAACCTCGCCGACGAGACGGTCGCGATCGACTGGCCCATCCCGCTCGCCGACGTCGAGATCTCCGAGAAGGACAAGGCCCATCCGCGCCTCGCGGACGTCGCCGCCGTCCCCCCGCGCAAGACGCTCGTCCTCGGTGCGAACGGGCAGCTCGGCCGTGCCCTCCGCGACGTCCTCGGCGACCGGCCGCACGTCGAGTACACCACCCGCGCCGACCTCGACCTCGCGGACGCCGGTCTCGACCGTGCCCGCCGCTGGCGCGACTACGACACGATCGTCAACGCCGCCGCCCACACCGCCGTCGACCGGGCCGAAACGCCTGACGGCCGCCGCGAGGCATGGGCCGCGAACGTCACGGGCGTCGCGGCGCTCTCGCGCATCGCCGCGGCCCACGGCCTGACGCTCGTCCACGTCTCGAGCGACTACGTGTTCGACGGCACGAGCGAGACCCCGTACGCGGAGGACGCGCCGCTCAGCCCGCTCGGCGTCTACGGGCAGACCAAGGCCGCGGGCGACGCGCTCGTCGCCACCGTCCCCCGCCACTACGTCGTCCGCACCAGCTGGGTCATCGGCGACGGCAAGAACTTCGTCACGACGATGGCGTCGCTCGCCGATCGCGGCGTCGACCCGGCCGTCGTCGACGACCAGACCGGCCGCCTGACGTTCACCGCCGACATCGCCGACGCCATCCGCCACCTCCTCGCCGTCCGACCCGCCTACGGGACCTACAACCTCACCGGCGCGGGCGCGCCGATCACCTGGGCCGGCGTCGCGAGGCGGGTCTTCGAGCTCACCGGCCACGACCCCGCGCGGGTCACCCCCGTGAGCACGGCGGACTACTTCGCGAACGCCACGGGGCCGATCGCTCCCCGTCCGCGCAACAGCGTGCTCGACCTCTCGAAGCTCGCGAGCACCGGCTACGCCCCCGCCGACGCGGACGAACGGCTCGCGGCGTACCTCGCACGCTGA